AAGCTCACTCGGAatggtataaaaatacaaggTAGTGACAACTTGTCACTGACAAGTGAGTAACATGTTTGCacttaatatatacatacataaatgctGCTATCAGTTTGTTTATACTATTCTCTGATAAGATATACTTTGCTGTAAAGCGTTAAATAAAAGCTggtatttttctcttttttgtttattaagaattttgtgtataaacatatttttgtttatttccattgctacacaatattttttaataataaagtttgttaattaattaccTTGCAAAATAATTGAGTAATGAGAAATGCATGtgtttacaaatataaatatgtaagttTGAAAGTATCATCCCATCTTTATattcaaaacaacaaaacttaCAGCGTACTTGCTGCGATAAAATAACAGCTGTTAAGGCAGCCGAGTGCTGTTAACATATAAACACTGTTAATGTAAAGCACAGGCGCCGTTGGGCAATCTATTTTTGTTCTAGTATTGATACAATAATAATCTTTCTCGGGAATGGGCCAGACAAATTTTGACCAGACGTTCAGTGTACCTTGTGCTTGtgtatatacaatacatactttcataaattagaaatatacGTGAAAAGAACATAGGTTCATCGCTTAAATTTACCGGCATCGAGTCAAAATTCGATCAATCGCATTTCGACGGTCAACAGAATTGGAGCAACCAGAGcaaatatttcgaaaattagtggtattttttttaaagaacaaaataattgttcaAAAATCGAATACACTTATGTACACGCTTCCGTATATAAATACTCATTTATAAAGATAGAAATGGAAGTGCACGTTGGTTTTCCGAAACTGCTGCAGATGGGCGCCAAGTGAGTAGATGTGTAAAAAGCTATCCAAATGCCAGCTGGGGGAAGTGTTTTCATTCCTCATCGTGATTTGGACAAACGACGACTTTGAACTTGAATATTCGACCTGAATCCGGGACCTAGACCACAGCTGCGTGTTATCAGCAGAAGCACCTTTTATGTTCCTTATCAGTACAAATTGTAATCTGTAACCTTGATCCTTCACTCGTAGACTTGTCGGACATAAGATGCAACAATATCGCTTGGCCACCAGCCACACGGTCATCGTGGAAACGAAGTACGGCCGAGTCCGCGGCCTCCAACGGAAGACAATCTACGATGGGGAACTGTACTACGCCTTCGAGGGGATTCCCTATGCCAAACCGCCAGTGGGTGAGCTGCGTTTCCGTGCACCGCAACCACCAGAGCATTGGAGTGGTGTTCGCAACTGTACCACATACAACGAGAAACCGTTTCAGAGAAACATGATAATGGGGTTGATTGAGGGATCCGAAGATTGTCTTTACTTGAACGTCTATGTAAAGAACATGAAGACAACAAAACCACTGCCCGTCATGGTCTGGATCTATGGCGGGGGCTTTCAGAAGGGTGAAGCCTCCCGCGATTATTATAGCCCAGATTATTTTATGAAGCAACCTGTCGTCCTTGTGACCATCAACTACAGACTTGGCGCTCTTGGTAAGCTCTCTATTTAAATCTCAAACTATTGCTGCTTTCTCATGCATTGAATTTGTTTACAGGCTTTCTGAGTCTAAAGGATCCGAAATTAGATGTGCCTGGTAATGCGGGACTTAAGGATCAGGTGCAGGCTCTTCGATGGATTAGTCAGAATATTGCCAACTTCAATGGGGATCCCAATAACATAACGCTGATGGGTGAGAGCGCTGGTGCCGCCTCCACGCACATTATGATGACAACCGAACAATCGCGTGGTCTCTTCCACAAGGCCATAATGCAATCGGGCTGTGCCCTGTCCGCCTGGGCCGACACTCCGGATCACAACTGGGCGTATCGCCTAGCTCAGCGGATGGGCTACAAAGGCAGCGAGCTGGAGGCGGATGTGTTGAGGTTTCTCAGCAAGGCATCGGCACGACAAATCGCGTCCCATGATCAGGATGTCATCACGCAGGATGAGCTGCGAAGCTTTTACCTGTTCGCCTTTGGACCCGTCGTCGAGCCCTACGAGAGTTCGCATTGTGTGGTGCCAAAGCCACACAAAGATATGCTGGCCAGTGCGTGGGGCAACAGTATTCCACTTATCGTGGGCGGCAACTCGTTCGAGGGCCTGTTCTCTTATCAGCTCGTTCGCAACGATCCCTGGGTTATGACTCACTTTGATAACATAATACCCCGTGAAGTGAGCGAGGCCTGTTCCCCAGAACAACTACAGCTGTTGGTTCGCCGGCTGAAGCACTTGTACTTTGGAGATGAGCAGAGAGAAAGGATGGAGCTATTCGAAGCTCTCTCCATATTCTCGGATCGGCAAATCTGGCATGATTTGCATCGAATGGTTATGGCCCGGCTAAAATATGCTCCAACCTCATCCACTTACCTGTAtcgctttgactttgactcaCCGCACTTCAATCAATTCCGTTGGCTCGTCTGTGGTGATCGTGTACGGGGCGTTTCCCATGCAGATGAGTTGTCTTATCTATTCTACAATGTGCTGGCAACGAAACTAAGTAAATCCTCGCTAGAATACCGCACCATTGAGCGAATGGTGGGCATGTGGACAGCTTTTGCAGCCAACAGCAATCCCAACTGCCAGGCCACAGAATCGGCCAAGTGGACACCTGTGGAGGAGACGCAAAATGCAGCACACAATTGCTACAACATCAGCGATGAGATGCAAATGATGGCTCTGCCCGAGGCCACAACGCTGGCCGTTTGGGATACCTTCTATGACAGGGAGGCTCTCTACTAATCCATATACCCATTCCATTTCTACTCAAAAGATTATCAAAACAAATCCAATACTATTCtaagaaagtgttttttatgtAGGGTCATACatgtacatttaattatatacaatagGTATCTTGTGATCACAAAGCTCTCCAATTAAAGTGTAACTAAATTCTTGTAAACTTAAGTGTTTAGATTGTACCTGCCCCAAATCTTTAAaagaataaagtttaattttatatttttcgaattCAAAGTCTAGTTTGCTGAccttaaaaatgtaaactgTAAGCaaacatatattataaaaaaaataatgtagatTATCTcgtaaaaagtgaaaagttcaatttcataattatatttttttatttttttagaaccAAAATaggttatatttataaatgattgCTCAAATAAAAGGCATTTCACAATGATGCTGTATTTACTCAAAGTCAATGTCGTATTATtcataaaattcaacatttatcgAATTACACaagaaatttaacatttaatgagCCGATTGTGCCGTGTAAGGGCCACACAGAGCTTGTTTGACAACTAGATAAAATACAACCGTGcgatttaaaataactttccACTTCCGCCACGACAGAGAAATTGCTTTTCCGCTTGGCTGCCAAACTGAATCACCAACCCAAaggtttttatataaataattaaatgattactttattttagatttatgtTGTGATTTCCTTAAATGATAAACGAGATAATATTAGAGTTCATATTATTGTATCCATATAATTTTTCGTCAGGTAAGTgaaacttttttctttgtatttttaacttgttcAATTTCTCGTCGAAAATTAACCTTATTCTGTGTTCcatatatttgtttactttttctgtttattaaaAGCTCTGCACCATAATAGTTTAAGTCGTGAGTgttgaatgtaaatatttacaattgcGACGTTTCACGTTTTCCAAGAAATCCGCGCAGACGCCGTTGAGACTATCAATATCGTGTGAATGTGAAGTAGCTCAtcttgaaataattataataataataataaaacaacagATATGCGAATTTCAAATAGGCAAAACACTTGCAAAATTCTACGTGTTTGTTTTCTcaagtttgttatttattcaaattatttaaacatactttagaaaacaataaattttggtACATTTTGATGGAAAATGGTACAGTTTAATCCAGGCTCATAGATTTGTCTCACTCTTACTCATCGGAAACATGTGACAGCATTGCCAACTGTCATAAAGTCATCAGAACGCACTGGGTTCTCTGTAGTGTTGCCAATGTCCTCgatggatttttttttctctggcTTTCAATTCAGGTGcaaactttttgcatttgtcaATTATGTTTGATTGCCGATGGCTGCTAACGATTTTAACTTTTAGCTTTTAACTTTCACCTGcgcgcatttaaatttaacaacaatttccAATCAACGCACAATCCAATAAAACTTTCAAGAGTGCGtacaaattccaaaaaaagTATGTGATTGTTTGTACATGACTGAAGTTGTTCAacttttgttgaaaaaaaccaacaacattttttatgaaattcgaGAAAATGCTAAGCATGTAGTAAATTCCatcaaatatgaaaaaaaggacaaaattgaaatgaaacgCTTAAAGTACATAGTAAAGTTTGATATTGGTTAACTCCTGAGAGCGGGtgatgttaattaaaaattgtcataAATCCGGAGAGTTTAACCCATTCACAGTTAACTGGGCTGGTGAGAAATGGCAAtaagcattttcatttaatgttttttagaGACGGCCGACAACGAGCCTTTTGCCATGCCCAGAATTGTGCTTTTTGTATTGCTCAAGTACTTAATTACACTTGCGCGCACTTTAATTTCGAGTTGTCGATAAGGGGTGATGGGAGGGAGGCAGAAGGTTGcaaagaaatgcaaattagGCTGGCAAGTCAAAGTGAGCCGAAACCTTGTAAATTATAGGCTTAAGCTGCTGTCAGGCCCCTTTGGTTACATGCTGCTCGGTTCCTGGCTAAGGATGGCAGACAGAGgcttattaaattatgtacatataacgAGTTTGCAACTGGATGGTGGTGGGGGGTATCCGGGAGTAGTCTTTTGCTTTCAATGTCTACTGGCGTACTAATCTTAATATAAGCTCGTCGCTCCTGAAATTTGACACTGCAAGCTGTGGGCTCTGTGAAAGTAAATTGAATGTCAAAGGGTTAAGTGAAAGTGGCTCAAGACCCTCTGCTCCCCAATATCTATTTATTAACATGTCTAAAATATGCAGTAGTCATTTGTCCGTGATATATAATCAATGTCCCTTAACTTCTCCTGCTCCTTGAGACTGCATCAAAACCATTTGAGTTCGgtgaaagtttttattttattctatttttatttagtccTGTCCTTCGTTTGTTGCTTATTACACCCAATGGGACTTTCCTTATGTGAATATCTTCCAGCGTCCTTTTTTTGATAGCTAAAACTATTTGTATTCCGTATAGCATGGTTAAAAACGGGTATATTATAGTTGAGCATAAAAAAGACACATTTTCATTGACTAAGAGCGTCATACGTCTCTGATATACGTATAAAGTCGGAAAACGAGTGTTCATTTGACAACTTCAAATTACAGGGCATTTTGTGGTCGATTAACGCCTTCTTCtaaaattgcaaacaaattCAGAATTATGCGACTTTTGTTGTGCGTTTCCCTTTGAGAGAGACGAAGATGGACTAAGTTTTTGGgttcaacaacaactagaagaATTGTACATTGATTTTCTCTCTGTTGCTAGGAGACGACTTtctaaagaattttaaacagcTTCAATTTGTCAGTTCTTTGTCGGGGAAAACGTTTGTAAACTCTCaccaattatttaatttaattaaatattaaattgtcaaaagtttttgctacaaattaaattctatgatgtaatcaaatttaaatttcagttgTATGATCTTGGAAGCAGTTGATATAAGCAGGCAATTGACTTCGTTGCAAGCTTAGATTTCATTTcagctaaattaaattcactttttaattaaacaggCAGCGAAACCctaaaacaattgtttatacCCCTAAAATCCTATTAACCTAGCAAAAAGgccattttttaatatagagAAGGGCAACTGTTTTATGCTTTTGTCATTTTTCCCAAAAAAGTAATTTGGTTAAAAGGCAAGTGAGTAATTGTTAAATAGAATGAGGGAGGGTAATATTTGGGAAGGTGGGTAATGAAAACTGTTGCCACtccaaactttttttttaagacaatgCCAAAATAAtggcaaaaggcaacaaaaaagaaattttatgaaacttgagcagcatttttaataaatttacattggGCTGAACAAAAGAGAAAAGCAAACGGGATAAGAATAAAggaaaaacatacatacatacatcatccataaattaactttttgtaGGGAGGGAAAAGTCGTCGTCAATTGGCAAATAATGAACTCGACCGTCTTATTATTAACTGAAACGCTTTTTGATCTTTCAAGCAAATTACATGCAACAACGCGCTCCCAACTAATACAATGATTGCCTAAGCGAGGAGTTGATTTCTATGCTGTGCCACGAATTTGTATGTTGAACATGCAACACTTTCAGCTTTGGGCCAACTAAATGGCCGCGT
The genomic region above belongs to Drosophila innubila isolate TH190305 chromosome 3R unlocalized genomic scaffold, UK_Dinn_1.0 2_E_3R, whole genome shotgun sequence and contains:
- the LOC117789787 gene encoding esterase B1-like; its protein translation is MEVHVGFPKLLQMGAKLVGHKMQQYRLATSHTVIVETKYGRVRGLQRKTIYDGELYYAFEGIPYAKPPVGELRFRAPQPPEHWSGVRNCTTYNEKPFQRNMIMGLIEGSEDCLYLNVYVKNMKTTKPLPVMVWIYGGGFQKGEASRDYYSPDYFMKQPVVLVTINYRLGALGFLSLKDPKLDVPGNAGLKDQVQALRWISQNIANFNGDPNNITLMGESAGAASTHIMMTTEQSRGLFHKAIMQSGCALSAWADTPDHNWAYRLAQRMGYKGSELEADVLRFLSKASARQIASHDQDVITQDELRSFYLFAFGPVVEPYESSHCVVPKPHKDMLASAWGNSIPLIVGGNSFEGLFSYQLVRNDPWVMTHFDNIIPREVSEACSPEQLQLLVRRLKHLYFGDEQRERMELFEALSIFSDRQIWHDLHRMVMARLKYAPTSSTYLYRFDFDSPHFNQFRWLVCGDRVRGVSHADELSYLFYNVLATKLSKSSLEYRTIERMVGMWTAFAANSNPNCQATESAKWTPVEETQNAAHNCYNISDEMQMMALPEATTLAVWDTFYDREALY